From Zea mays cultivar B73 chromosome 3, Zm-B73-REFERENCE-NAM-5.0, whole genome shotgun sequence:
TGGATGGGCACGCTACGCCGCATTCTTCCCCCGTAGCCGCTTCCTTCGCCCACACGCCCGCGCGCTCGGAATACTCCGCGGAGGGTGCTCGAGGCGAACCACCGCCCCACTCGCCGCCGCCGCTGGTCATCCCTCCACCCAACCCCGCTCCTCGGGGACCTCTCGTCGCCGGAGCCGCCGGCGGCCTCGAGCGATAGGGATCGACAGCGAGCGCGCGAGCTCGTCCCGCAACCTGATCTGCGAGGACCACCGGGTGGGAGGCTGCGAGATCGACGACGGGTTCGGTTCGATTCGGCTGGCACGAGCACCAGCCTATCTGAGACGGCCATCGGCGGCGGATAGACCTGGCGCGCGGCGGAACGCTGAGGTAGGCTTCCGGCGTCCCAGCATTTCTTGTTCAAAGTCCATGTGCTTTGTTGTTCATGTTCCCACCGACCCGGCGGCCCGCAACCACGACGGATCTGTTCTGTTCTGCGCCCTCCCGCGAGCAATCAGATCGAAATGTTGGTGTTGGGTACTGCTGGGTCCATCTGTAGATGTTCTTATTGAAAAACTTAGTCTTGTAGCTGAATTGATATATTTGGTTCAAGGATTTATGCTTGACAAATCTAATGCATTCAGATATTCAGTCTCCTAGCTAATGCATCTTAAGGACAGTATTTTTTGGGATAATTGGTGATCTTGTGATTCGTAAATTCAATGTTAAACCTGATTTGTTCTTTGGCATTTGCAGGTTATCTTGTATTCTCGTCAAGACAACTGTCTTCCCTCAGAGCACTGAACAATCATTGTGATTTATGACTACCTCTGAGTGGTGAAAGAATTAAAAAAATGCAGAACACCGCGATGGCTGTTAGATGCTCATGTACTGCTCTTTTCCCTCTACTCTTCTGTTTTATGATCTGTCAGCTTTGCTATGGCACAGTAACTGATATCCAATGTCTGAAGAAGCTGAAGGCATCAGTTGATCCCGACAATAAGTTAGAATGGACATTCAATAACAATACAGAGGGATCCATATGCGGGTTCAATGGTGTGGAGTGCTGGCATCCTAATGAGAACATGGTCCTTTCGCTTCATCTTGGTAGCTTTGGTCTTAAGGGCGAATTCCCCGATGGACTTGAGAATTGTAGTAGCATGACTTTGCTGGATCTCTCAAGCAACAGCCTCTCAGGACCTATCCCGGCTGACATCTCGAGGAGAGTTCCATTTGTTAGAAACCTTGATCTGTCAtttaatagcttcttgggagagaTACCAGAAGCACTAGCCAATTGTTCTTATCTCAACATTGTCAATTTACAACATAACAAATTGACTGGAACAATCCCAGTTCAGCTTGCTGCAATCAGTCGCCTAGCCCAGTTTAATGTTGCTGACAATCAATTGTCAGGGCAGATTCCTTCATCTTTGAGCAAGTTTACAGCCTCTGATTTTGCAAATCAAGACCTTTGTGGGAGGCCTCTAAGCAATGATTGCACTGCCAATTCAAGCAGTCGAACGGGGATAATTGTTGGTTCTGCTGTTGGTGGTGCAGTTATAACTTTAATAATAGCTGCTGTTATTTTATTCATTGTATTGCAACCCTCGCATTCTTTATAGGAACATTAGTTCCAAGTGCATATTGCTTGATGATGACTATGAGCCTaagatttctgattttggcttggCAAGGCTTACGAAGTTTGCTAATTAATTGTGTTCTAAGTTACGGCCGCGTACTGTTCATAGAGCaaataaaaataaaacaaatattggATGGTAGTTGAGTTAGTTGATGATGAAAGTATAAAATATTTGTGTGGTGGGGTATAGAGGTTTgatatagggggaaccgctgtagaGCGTGGAGATATATGGGGAAAGAGAACGCTGACGTGGCACGTGAGTGggatatagggggagaaatttagggGAACCGCTAAAGACAGTCTCAGCAACGACGCGCGGGCGCGGCCTTCTGCGTTCAGCGGGTCCCACCACCAGCTGCCGTCCGCCCGTCCCCAACACCCACTGACCCACACCCACCCCACTGCGCATTCTCACACACACACAATACAGGCGACTTGTCCTCGGCGCCTCCGCACCCCATTTCCCTTTTTACGCCTACTTGACCCGGCAGCGTTCGGTGACGAAAAAAAAAACCCAATCGCCTCCGCCCCCTCCCCTACTCCGGGCGCAGCCGCCGACGTCGCCACGCGCATTCCGCCGCGCCAATCGGTAGGGTTTGCCAACTTCCCCCCTCAGCGACCCGATCCCGCTCCCTCCTCTCGCGCGCATTGCATCTCGTCCCGCTTGTGTCGTTTTTGAGCTGATTAATCCCGTGGTGGGTGGGCTGTGTGACAGGGTACACGAGCAGGGCGGGGGATGACGTCGTCGGCGTCCGCGCCGGCGTCCAATGGACCGCGCTACGCGCCGCCGGATCCAACGCTGCCCAAGCCGTGGAGGGGGCTCATCGACGGCAACACGGGGTACCTCTACTTCTGGAACCCTGAGACCAAGGTTACGCAGTACGAGCGCCCCGTCGCGGCCGTGCCCAACTCCCCGCCGCAGCCGCCTGGCTACTCCAGGCCCGAGGAGAGGCCGAGAAGCAGCACACCTTCCGAGGTAAcaactaagagcatctccaacaaatcTCAAAATTATTTATTCCAATACATGAGCATTGGGAGCCCCCTAAGATTTAAATTCCTGAAAAAAGTGTCAATACTTCAACAACTCTCAATATTTTCGAAAAACCTAAAATGAATCTGTTGTTGAGCCCACAAAACCTGTCTGTCGATCATACCTGTCACACTGTTTTTCTGCGTCACCCATCCTTCGTTCCTCCCTGCGCCGCCGATCTGCTTCATGTGTTGGCGCAAGCTTCAGACGTGATCTGCTCCTCGCCTCAGGTTGCCTCCGTTGACGTGTGGGAGCAGCTGCAGGTACTCATCTCTCCGACAGTGCTGTCAATCTATCAAAACAGTGCTGCAGTAGAAAATCATGATATAAAGCAAATTCAGTACCGCCAACATACAACGGACCAGTTCTCCAAAACAGAACTAACT
This genomic window contains:
- the LOC103649693 gene encoding probably inactive leucine-rich repeat receptor-like protein kinase At5g48380, encoding MQNTAMAVRCSCTALFPLLFCFMICQLCYGTVTDIQCLKKLKASVDPDNKLEWTFNNNTEGSICGFNGVECWHPNENMVLSLHLGSFGLKGEFPDGLENCSSMTLLDLSSNSLSGPIPADISRRVPFVRNLDLSFNSFLGEIPEALANCSYLNIVNLQHNKLTGTIPVQLAAISRLAQFNVADNQLSGQIPSSLSKFTASDFANQDLCGRPLSNDCTANSSSRTGIIVGSAVGGAVITLIIAAVILFIVLQPSHSL